From Gimesia panareensis, the proteins below share one genomic window:
- a CDS encoding argonaute/piwi family protein produces MQITTLEEPYLLFGTGKHVDIRYGLRNFCPLDFDCESAPKKIRLGVVGDSKSIEELKDWLEKCRGEIEAKKSHQRNLFPNWPGFNTESVFFSELQFDSSLERQISSSDIKTISSLAVRDEQIIRAVDLIVAEVQLLLEKKPDVIACAIPQELLEALNPGDQSNNLDDDEDIEKDKKATLDFHHLLKAKCMTLPRACPIQLVLPATYNSKYKRRGRSRKDIRPLQDEATRAWNFHTALYYKAGGIPWKLQEDSTKLQTCFVGVGFYKTLDQERILTSVAQVFNERGNGVVVRGEQAIYEKEDRQIHLEIKQQTFCKFPGPSVSVISIKLSGISCRFPSRR; encoded by the coding sequence ATGCAAATTACAACTCTAGAAGAGCCTTATCTACTATTTGGTACTGGTAAACACGTCGACATTCGATATGGTTTACGGAATTTTTGCCCACTTGATTTTGATTGTGAGTCTGCTCCTAAGAAAATTCGATTAGGTGTAGTAGGTGATTCAAAATCTATAGAAGAGTTGAAGGACTGGTTAGAAAAGTGTCGTGGAGAAATTGAAGCAAAAAAAAGCCATCAAAGAAATTTGTTTCCAAACTGGCCAGGATTCAATACTGAATCTGTATTTTTTTCTGAACTTCAATTTGACTCATCACTAGAACGTCAGATTTCTTCCTCAGATATAAAAACGATTTCATCACTAGCTGTTCGAGATGAACAAATAATTCGAGCAGTTGATTTGATTGTAGCAGAGGTCCAACTATTACTCGAAAAGAAACCTGATGTGATTGCATGTGCAATACCTCAGGAATTGTTAGAAGCATTAAATCCTGGAGATCAGTCGAATAATCTAGATGATGATGAAGATATTGAGAAAGATAAAAAAGCTACATTAGATTTCCATCATCTCTTGAAGGCTAAATGTATGACATTGCCAAGGGCATGTCCGATCCAATTAGTGCTGCCTGCTACATATAACTCAAAATATAAGCGAAGAGGACGTTCGCGGAAAGATATACGTCCTCTTCAGGATGAAGCAACACGAGCATGGAATTTTCACACAGCCCTTTATTACAAGGCTGGTGGAATTCCATGGAAACTTCAGGAAGATTCTACAAAACTCCAAACTTGTTTTGTTGGAGTGGGCTTTTACAAAACTCTTGATCAGGAACGCATATTAACAAGTGTTGCACAAGTATTTAATGAACGTGGAAATGGAGTTGTCGTTCGAGGTGAACAAGCCATATATGAAAAAGAAGATAGACAAATACATTTAGAGATAAAGCAACAAACATTCTGTAAATTTCCGGGGCCTTCGGTCTCTGTGATCAGCATTAAATTGTCAGGTATCTCATGCCGGTTTCCCAGTCGTCGCTGA
- a CDS encoding DUF4365 domain-containing protein yields MAKGKKIGHADMRGDSGIALIHRIVNQMGFVWNALHLEAGIDGLIEVRDSITEEVSNCIVQVQSKAGESYFKSETETTFEFICKERDLDYWLQGNSPVVLIVSRPTNDEAYWVSIKDYFQDPKLRKSRRIVFEKTRDRFEVGTRDRLAALALPVDSGLYLPAIPQEEVLFSNLIPLSNYPKRLFRATTRLRYPNQVWEQFEKSKQQGQPEWFLHEKYIYSFHDLTFPPWTRVCISGTTKNLSTDDWAYSHERKKKHVFVRLLLACLKELLFRQGIRYQKLKEHYFFRATEDLGERKVGGLSVFKSYESKQTADRIAYFRHRAAKLKWVHFGDDWYLEITPSYHFTRDGWKLSRYFEERLRGIKQLERQNKTHLRQVRLWEEILTQKYIVPNRMKLHQKSFFEDDSDSEPEIEPYDLISFSEILNFTVDKNVPEKVWLSSRFNDEYERKDVQLELFD; encoded by the coding sequence TTGGCGAAGGGGAAAAAAATTGGTCATGCAGACATGCGAGGAGATAGCGGAATTGCTCTCATCCATCGGATTGTGAACCAGATGGGGTTTGTTTGGAATGCTTTACATCTCGAAGCCGGGATTGATGGATTGATTGAAGTTAGGGATTCGATAACAGAGGAGGTTTCTAATTGTATTGTTCAAGTACAAAGCAAGGCTGGCGAGAGCTATTTTAAGTCTGAAACAGAGACAACATTCGAATTTATTTGTAAAGAGCGTGATCTTGATTATTGGTTACAAGGGAATTCACCAGTAGTTTTGATTGTTTCTAGACCAACTAATGATGAAGCATATTGGGTTTCTATCAAAGACTATTTCCAAGATCCAAAACTACGTAAGTCTCGAAGAATCGTTTTTGAAAAGACACGAGATCGCTTTGAAGTAGGGACTCGCGATCGACTCGCAGCGCTGGCGCTTCCTGTGGATAGCGGCCTTTATCTACCTGCAATTCCTCAAGAAGAAGTCTTGTTTTCAAACTTAATTCCACTTTCTAATTATCCGAAAAGGCTTTTCCGTGCTACAACAAGGTTGAGGTATCCTAATCAAGTATGGGAGCAATTCGAGAAGAGTAAACAACAAGGCCAACCAGAATGGTTTCTTCATGAGAAGTATATCTATTCTTTCCATGACCTTACATTTCCTCCTTGGACTCGAGTTTGCATTTCTGGAACTACGAAAAACTTATCGACGGATGACTGGGCATACTCTCATGAACGCAAAAAAAAACATGTATTTGTACGTTTACTTTTGGCATGTTTAAAAGAATTGTTGTTCCGGCAGGGAATTCGCTACCAAAAGCTTAAGGAACACTATTTTTTTCGTGCAACCGAAGATTTAGGAGAACGAAAAGTGGGCGGTTTGTCTGTCTTCAAATCTTATGAAAGCAAACAAACCGCGGATCGTATCGCATATTTTCGACATCGTGCAGCAAAACTGAAATGGGTACATTTTGGTGATGACTGGTATCTTGAGATTACACCATCCTATCACTTCACGAGGGATGGATGGAAACTGTCACGTTATTTTGAAGAACGTCTGAGAGGTATAAAGCAGCTTGAAAGACAAAATAAAACACATTTAAGGCAAGTTCGTTTATGGGAAGAGATTTTGACCCAGAAATATATTGTACCAAATAGAATGAAATTACATCAAAAATCATTTTTTGAGGATGATTCCGATTCTGAACCGGAAATAGAACCATATGATTTGATCTCTTTTAGTGAGATCTTAAACTTTACTGTCGATAAAAATGTTCCAGAAAAGGTATGGCTGTCTTCACGCTTCAATGATGAGTATGAAAGAAAAGATGTTCAACTGGAGTTATTCGATTGA
- the istB gene encoding IS21-like element helper ATPase IstB, with the protein MTRKQTKSLVLLQHHLKNLRLPTILRECEKIAARCATDNVDHLGFLLQLCELELIERERRAAERRLKAAKFPTYKTLETFDFQVQPGLNKLLVSELMRGEFIEQRENILLVGNSGTGKTHLAVALGIAACGQGKRVRFYQVTELITQLMEAREQRELTRLKKQLAKLDLLILDELGYVPASKLGSELLFDVISTAYERFSLIVTTNLPFENWTEVLGSERLTGATLDRLTHRCHILETTGESYRLQDAKRRHTKSSSKQPRLTK; encoded by the coding sequence GTGACCAGAAAACAAACCAAAAGCCTGGTGCTGCTGCAGCACCATCTCAAGAACCTGAGGCTGCCCACCATCCTCAGAGAATGCGAAAAGATCGCCGCCCGTTGTGCCACTGACAATGTCGACCATCTGGGATTCCTGTTACAGTTATGTGAACTGGAACTGATTGAACGGGAACGCCGGGCCGCGGAACGACGTCTGAAGGCCGCGAAGTTCCCGACGTATAAGACCCTGGAAACGTTCGATTTTCAGGTCCAGCCCGGCCTCAACAAACTGCTGGTCAGCGAACTGATGCGGGGTGAGTTTATCGAGCAGCGGGAGAATATCCTGCTGGTGGGCAATTCCGGCACCGGCAAGACGCACCTGGCAGTCGCCCTGGGGATTGCCGCCTGCGGCCAGGGAAAGCGGGTCCGCTTTTACCAGGTCACAGAACTGATTACCCAGTTAATGGAAGCCCGCGAACAGCGGGAGTTAACCCGCCTGAAAAAGCAGCTCGCGAAACTCGATCTGCTGATTCTGGATGAACTGGGATATGTCCCCGCAAGTAAACTCGGCTCCGAGTTGCTGTTCGACGTGATCAGCACGGCTTACGAACGTTTCAGCCTGATCGTAACGACCAATCTCCCCTTTGAAAACTGGACCGAGGTCCTGGGCAGCGAACGGCTGACGGGGGCCACACTCGACCGGCTCACCCATCGTTGCCATATCCTGGAAACCACTGGTGAAAGTTACCGGTTACAGGACGCCAAACGGCGGCACACAAAAAGCTCAAGCAAGCAACCGCGACTGACGAAATAA
- the istA gene encoding IS21 family transposase: protein MELWGEIRRRVLTGEISQRAARDEYGIHWDTLQKILTYSEPPGYRLTKPRPSKLEPFLPIIHEILQNDRSVHRKQRHTGKRIFERLRDEHGYSGGITIVREAIRDWKAQSREVFLPLRHPPGEAQVDFGFADVWLDGTLTKVALFVMTLPYSDAIFIQAFPRECTEAFLEGHKRAFEFLGGVPQRISYDNSKIAVASLVGNRERKVTTEFLRLKSHFLFDDHFCLVRRPNEKGHVERLLDYARSNFLVPVPRVASLETLNEQLVQCCRNDLQRQLRGQASPKQSLLAEEQREFLRPLPQQTFEACRLGQAHADSLSLVRFDTNSYSVPTKYAHRQITIVATITEVRLLFEETLIARHQRDWGREQTRFNPIHYLSLLERKPGGFDHARPLEDWDLPVCLGILRRRLEAELQSDGTREFIKVLRLLEHHPLSALKRAVEYALDIDATRASAIRLILEYQQESPLTLFSLEGRPHLKLVQVAQTDVSAYQSLLIGG, encoded by the coding sequence ATGGAGTTATGGGGTGAGATCCGTCGGCGTGTTCTGACCGGAGAAATCAGTCAACGTGCTGCTCGTGACGAGTACGGTATTCACTGGGACACGCTGCAAAAAATACTGACCTACTCGGAGCCGCCGGGATACCGGCTGACTAAGCCCCGGCCTTCCAAGCTGGAGCCGTTTCTGCCGATCATTCATGAGATTCTGCAGAACGACCGCAGCGTGCATCGCAAACAGCGCCATACGGGGAAGCGCATCTTCGAACGTCTGCGGGACGAACACGGGTATTCCGGTGGAATCACGATCGTCCGGGAAGCCATCCGTGACTGGAAAGCCCAGTCCCGCGAGGTTTTCCTGCCGCTCCGCCATCCCCCGGGCGAAGCCCAGGTGGACTTCGGCTTTGCCGATGTCTGGCTGGACGGAACACTGACCAAAGTCGCCCTGTTTGTGATGACGTTACCTTATTCGGACGCGATTTTTATCCAGGCCTTTCCCCGGGAATGTACGGAAGCCTTTCTGGAAGGACACAAGCGGGCCTTTGAATTTCTGGGCGGTGTACCGCAGCGGATCAGCTATGACAACTCGAAAATCGCAGTAGCCAGTCTGGTAGGGAACCGTGAGCGAAAAGTAACGACCGAGTTCCTGCGTCTGAAAAGCCACTTTCTGTTTGACGATCATTTCTGTCTGGTACGACGACCGAATGAGAAAGGCCATGTCGAGCGGTTGCTGGACTATGCCCGCAGCAACTTCCTGGTCCCCGTTCCCCGGGTTGCTTCCCTGGAGACTCTGAACGAGCAGTTAGTGCAATGCTGCCGGAACGATCTGCAGCGTCAGTTGCGGGGACAGGCTTCCCCCAAACAGAGCCTGCTGGCGGAAGAACAACGGGAATTCCTGCGGCCCCTGCCACAGCAGACGTTCGAAGCCTGCCGACTGGGACAGGCACACGCCGACTCCCTGTCGCTGGTCCGCTTTGATACCAACAGTTACTCGGTTCCCACAAAATACGCGCATCGTCAGATCACTATCGTGGCCACCATCACCGAAGTGCGGCTGTTGTTTGAAGAGACGTTAATCGCCCGGCACCAGCGGGACTGGGGACGGGAACAGACCCGTTTTAACCCGATTCATTACCTGAGTTTACTGGAACGGAAGCCGGGAGGCTTTGATCATGCCCGCCCCCTGGAAGACTGGGATCTGCCGGTCTGTCTGGGCATTCTCCGCCGTCGGCTGGAAGCCGAACTGCAGTCAGACGGCACGCGGGAGTTCATCAAGGTGCTGCGCCTGCTGGAACACCATCCGTTATCCGCACTGAAGCGTGCGGTGGAATACGCGCTGGACATTGATGCGACCCGCGCTTCTGCCATTCGCCTGATTCTGGAATACCAGCAGGAGTCACCGCTGACTCTGTTCAGCCTGGAAGGCCGTCCCCACCTGAAGCTGGTACAGGTGGCACAGACGGATGTTTCTGCTTACCAGTCCCTGTTAATCGGAGGTTAA
- a CDS encoding type II secretion system protein GspG: MIRRLFRHLLIALLCGAVFFVIYNLAAWYNLRGERGVSSNQSFTFYMMITVKGFVEDYRKEHGSLPQDLTDLPEADQIYCTPDGKPADGWEHPLQYRHEGETYELFSYGRDGQPGGIGVDADHYWDPQNRKQPLATFRQYFLESESAGLESKHFFWSGFLGSCFVALYVMLMLHSLAALDGKQVWKPKHYAWFVLVVIVTSSAVGLVLLPLHIPTGH, from the coding sequence ATGATCCGACGACTGTTCCGCCATTTGCTGATTGCCCTGCTCTGTGGTGCCGTGTTCTTTGTGATTTATAATCTCGCAGCCTGGTATAACCTGCGGGGAGAGCGAGGTGTTTCCAGCAATCAATCGTTTACTTTTTATATGATGATTACGGTCAAAGGATTTGTTGAAGACTATCGCAAGGAGCATGGTTCTCTGCCCCAGGATTTGACGGACCTGCCTGAGGCGGATCAGATTTATTGCACCCCCGATGGGAAGCCTGCTGACGGGTGGGAGCATCCGCTGCAGTACCGTCATGAGGGGGAGACATACGAGTTATTTTCCTACGGTCGGGACGGTCAGCCGGGGGGGATCGGCGTCGATGCTGACCACTATTGGGATCCCCAAAACCGTAAGCAGCCACTGGCGACCTTCCGCCAGTATTTTCTGGAGAGCGAATCTGCCGGATTGGAGAGTAAGCACTTTTTCTGGAGTGGGTTTCTGGGGAGCTGCTTTGTGGCCCTGTATGTGATGCTGATGCTGCACAGCCTGGCGGCGCTGGATGGGAAGCAGGTCTGGAAGCCGAAGCATTATGCCTGGTTTGTCCTGGTTGTGATTGTGACTTCCTCCGCGGTGGGACTGGTGCTGCTTCCGTTGCATATTCCCACAGGACACTGA
- a CDS encoding DUF4132 domain-containing protein, producing MEYSARADELYRQLLIATKDKDVCDFSEIASLPSVEDIFSEKKAIQRDFVFLAFGLRYLKYEDRNSTDWPEWFSTLYESLPNPRPAFSKAPVHVAARLLKRNLPFTMPEYAWLADSCARTRALDQWSHPHIYTFVKRVKGYLEKSEEQPDAQLKKSLSGLAETLLNIPGEGAFPLIRTLQSLSADYVRFPLKPGEAWSDRVLADGQQMAEPLQNAWGALLSHCQTASAGKPSSKWLKTVEPLLDAVGQELFVESLLVWFPLVDQQGSTANRNWRGIRNLHQDILKGLCWCCSLIDDPRLARALSALAISSYKKVPGIGPHAVKVGNACVWALGQIPSETALSQLAFLKVKVKFGTAQKGIEKALSETAERMQVPREEIEEMGVPAYGLTEVGRLEERLGDFTAELTITGTTTTQLVWLKPDGKQQKSVPAAVKKEFPEELKELKASAKDIQKMLPAQRERIDNLFLEQKVWPCETWRERYLDHPLVGTLARRIIWRFQTGEEVVDGIWLDGQLVDRHSNPLEHLNEATTVALWHPIEQPTEEIIAWRDWLEQHEVQQPFKQAHREVYLLTDAERNTGIYSNRYAAHIIKQHQFNALCGARGWKNQLRLLVDGSYFPAMKLLPQWNLRGEFWVEGVGDNYGVDTNETGTFLYLSTDQVRFYPLLEDQRTAPITWGVAGNETPINLELIPPLVFSELMRDVDLFVGVASVANDPTWSDGGPEGHYVDYWHSVSFGDLTETAQTRKEILQRLVPRLKIAGQCSFKDNFLLVEGKLHTYKIHLGSGNILMSPNDAYLCIVPNQSLAGKRANNLFLPFEGDNMLSIILSKAFLLAEDTKIKDPTILSQI from the coding sequence ATGGAATACTCTGCCCGCGCTGACGAACTCTACCGGCAGTTACTGATCGCTACCAAAGACAAGGATGTCTGCGACTTCTCGGAAATAGCCAGCCTCCCCTCCGTGGAAGACATCTTTTCAGAGAAGAAAGCCATCCAGCGGGACTTCGTCTTTCTGGCCTTCGGCCTGCGGTATCTGAAGTATGAGGATCGGAATTCCACAGACTGGCCCGAGTGGTTCAGCACACTGTATGAATCGCTGCCGAATCCGAGACCTGCTTTTTCCAAAGCTCCCGTCCACGTCGCGGCCCGGCTACTGAAGCGTAACCTGCCATTTACCATGCCCGAATACGCCTGGCTGGCAGACAGCTGTGCCCGCACCAGAGCCCTCGACCAGTGGAGCCACCCACACATTTACACCTTTGTCAAACGTGTCAAAGGCTATCTGGAAAAGTCAGAAGAGCAGCCTGATGCTCAGTTGAAAAAATCGCTGTCCGGCCTGGCGGAAACCCTGCTCAATATACCTGGAGAAGGAGCCTTCCCGCTCATCAGAACGCTGCAGAGCCTCAGTGCCGATTATGTGCGCTTTCCTCTGAAACCGGGGGAAGCCTGGTCGGACAGGGTCCTGGCAGACGGGCAACAGATGGCCGAACCACTCCAGAATGCCTGGGGGGCATTACTGTCGCACTGCCAGACCGCTTCCGCCGGCAAGCCTTCCAGTAAATGGCTGAAAACCGTAGAACCGCTCCTCGACGCAGTCGGGCAGGAATTGTTTGTCGAATCGCTGCTGGTCTGGTTCCCCCTGGTCGATCAGCAGGGTTCGACCGCAAACCGAAACTGGAGGGGGATCAGGAATTTGCACCAGGATATCCTCAAGGGGCTCTGCTGGTGCTGCAGCCTCATCGATGATCCCCGCCTGGCCCGCGCGCTGTCAGCCCTGGCGATCTCGTCTTATAAAAAAGTGCCCGGCATCGGCCCCCACGCCGTCAAAGTCGGCAACGCCTGCGTCTGGGCTCTGGGACAGATCCCCAGCGAAACCGCCCTCAGCCAGCTCGCCTTCCTGAAAGTCAAAGTCAAATTCGGCACCGCCCAGAAGGGCATCGAAAAAGCACTGAGTGAAACCGCCGAGCGGATGCAGGTCCCCCGGGAAGAGATCGAAGAAATGGGCGTGCCCGCCTACGGATTGACGGAGGTCGGCCGACTCGAAGAGCGCCTGGGCGACTTCACTGCAGAGCTCACCATCACCGGCACCACCACGACGCAACTCGTCTGGCTCAAACCGGACGGCAAGCAGCAGAAATCGGTTCCGGCAGCCGTCAAAAAGGAGTTCCCCGAGGAACTGAAGGAACTCAAAGCCAGCGCGAAAGACATCCAGAAGATGCTCCCCGCCCAGCGCGAACGCATCGACAACCTCTTCCTGGAACAGAAAGTCTGGCCTTGCGAAACCTGGCGGGAACGTTACCTCGACCATCCCCTGGTCGGCACGCTGGCCCGGAGGATCATCTGGCGTTTCCAGACCGGTGAAGAAGTCGTCGACGGCATCTGGCTCGATGGTCAACTCGTCGACCGTCACAGCAACCCGCTTGAGCATCTGAATGAAGCGACCACTGTCGCGCTCTGGCATCCCATCGAGCAGCCGACCGAGGAGATCATCGCCTGGCGGGACTGGCTGGAACAGCACGAAGTCCAGCAGCCCTTCAAACAGGCGCACCGCGAAGTCTATCTCCTCACCGACGCCGAACGGAATACGGGCATTTATTCCAACCGCTACGCGGCTCACATCATCAAACAGCATCAGTTCAACGCCCTCTGCGGGGCCCGCGGCTGGAAAAACCAGTTGCGGCTGCTGGTCGACGGCTCTTATTTTCCCGCCATGAAGCTGCTCCCCCAATGGAATCTGCGGGGCGAGTTCTGGGTGGAAGGCGTCGGGGACAACTATGGAGTGGACACCAACGAAACCGGAACCTTTCTTTATCTCAGTACCGACCAGGTCCGCTTTTATCCGCTGCTGGAAGACCAGCGCACCGCTCCCATCACCTGGGGAGTGGCAGGGAATGAGACCCCCATCAACCTGGAACTGATTCCGCCACTGGTTTTCAGCGAACTGATGCGCGATGTCGACCTGTTTGTGGGCGTCGCCTCAGTCGCCAACGATCCCACCTGGTCTGACGGCGGACCGGAAGGGCATTACGTCGATTACTGGCACAGCGTCTCGTTCGGCGATTTGACCGAAACGGCCCAGACCCGCAAAGAGATTCTGCAGCGGCTCGTCCCCCGGCTCAAAATCGCCGGTCAGTGCTCCTTCAAAGATAATTTCCTGCTGGTCGAAGGAAAGTTGCACACTTACAAAATCCACCTGGGCAGCGGCAATATCCTGATGTCCCCCAACGACGCTTATCTCTGCATCGTCCCCAATCAGTCCCTGGCCGGCAAAAGAGCGAACAATCTGTTCCTCCCCTTCGAAGGGGACAACATGCTCTCGATTATCCTCAGTAAAGCCTTCCTGCTGGCCGAGGATACCAAAATCAAAGACCCCACCATCCTCAGCCAGATCTGA
- a CDS encoding DUF4198 domain-containing protein, with product MKRRYLIGGVSVLLVVWLLVWDLWPWKLTLTFLEDGKPVAGLKMEVVIANSKAMNGKTLTTNQDGQISLPRPSTDGIAVVRLWFPDGMRVNTALPIRRMAWTSFDYSSHFHQDGKITTKYPGMTVTQRNAPDPEVNHQAR from the coding sequence GTGAAACGCAGGTACCTGATTGGTGGTGTATCAGTGCTGCTGGTTGTCTGGCTGCTGGTGTGGGACCTCTGGCCGTGGAAGCTGACGCTGACGTTTCTGGAAGACGGCAAGCCGGTCGCCGGTTTGAAGATGGAGGTCGTGATTGCGAACTCGAAAGCGATGAATGGAAAAACGCTGACGACCAACCAGGACGGGCAGATCAGCCTTCCCCGTCCGTCAACCGATGGTATTGCCGTGGTCCGGCTCTGGTTTCCGGATGGTATGCGGGTCAATACCGCTCTACCCATCAGACGGATGGCCTGGACCAGCTTTGATTATAGTTCCCATTTTCATCAGGACGGCAAGATCACGACAAAGTATCCGGGGATGACCGTCACACAACGGAATGCTCCTGACCCGGAGGTAAATCACCAGGCCAGGTAG
- a CDS encoding DarT1-associated NADAR antitoxin family protein, translated as MVAAGLLKYDIGFAVASLSCSVGDSLMAVRPVYVPRNDQPGVTVRELEFEWFPGFSTAQKQRSIRSLHAAAQSEGIEPVLEISSKSPEELGVSLSAFHLSLPDAADGRTFSVETAFQGSKVFERGGPFTDLLKGTSREAKKDERLKSSGRLIRFEFQGTSWPLEPRTYFYDWLYLNALRQQPGLDQRLVGYRGFTDIEFNPKKSINCQAYSAALYVSILASGQSESILTSPETFLEMLRDEYAARDAQLARQHGLA; from the coding sequence ATGGTAGCCGCTGGTCTGCTGAAGTATGATATCGGCTTTGCTGTGGCTTCCCTTTCCTGTTCAGTCGGAGACTCGTTGATGGCAGTCCGTCCCGTGTATGTTCCCCGCAATGATCAACCCGGAGTGACCGTGCGCGAACTGGAGTTCGAATGGTTTCCCGGTTTCTCGACGGCACAGAAGCAGCGGTCGATTCGGTCGCTGCACGCCGCGGCCCAGTCAGAAGGGATCGAGCCCGTGCTGGAGATCTCCAGTAAGTCTCCTGAAGAGCTGGGGGTCTCGCTGAGTGCCTTTCACCTGTCCCTGCCGGATGCGGCTGACGGCCGGACGTTTTCCGTGGAGACTGCCTTTCAGGGGAGTAAGGTGTTTGAACGGGGCGGCCCGTTTACGGATCTGCTGAAGGGAACCTCCCGGGAGGCGAAGAAAGACGAACGGCTGAAGAGCTCGGGGCGCCTGATACGCTTTGAATTTCAGGGGACCTCCTGGCCGCTTGAGCCCCGTACTTACTTTTATGACTGGTTGTATCTGAACGCCCTCCGGCAGCAGCCCGGTCTGGATCAGCGACTGGTCGGCTACCGGGGATTTACGGATATCGAGTTCAATCCGAAGAAGTCGATTAACTGCCAGGCGTATTCAGCGGCCCTGTATGTCTCAATTCTGGCGTCCGGGCAGAGTGAATCTATCCTGACTTCGCCCGAGACCTTTCTGGAGATGCTGCGGGATGAATATGCGGCACGGGATGCGCAACTGGCCAGACAGCATGGACTGGCCTGA
- a CDS encoding helix-turn-helix domain-containing protein, with the protein MLESRTRFKNPLDRFVKCLWHSAGEHRDWQRERILPTGSVDLVFKLQEDRPVQVFDPAGEKALSFSGATVSGAYSRHFALDTSRPVPTIGIHFHPGGAAPFLGVPAGELRNQHVSLQEFWGADALHIREQLMQVTSVSARFNLLEQALLNRLTELPRNYRAILYAAGLIRTSPSVSVKSVSESLGFSNQRLIRQFQNAVGLSPKLYCRIQRFQSVLDQIVSSEPISWVNVALDNGYYDQSHLIHDFREFTGVTPAEYRPVAPDRKNHMRTE; encoded by the coding sequence ATGCTCGAATCACGAACCCGCTTCAAGAACCCCCTCGACCGCTTCGTCAAATGCCTCTGGCATTCCGCCGGAGAACACCGCGACTGGCAGCGGGAACGCATCCTCCCCACCGGCAGTGTGGACCTGGTCTTTAAACTGCAGGAGGACCGACCCGTCCAGGTTTTTGACCCTGCAGGAGAGAAGGCACTCTCTTTTTCGGGAGCCACCGTCTCCGGTGCTTACTCACGCCATTTTGCACTCGACACCTCCCGGCCAGTTCCGACGATCGGGATCCACTTTCATCCAGGCGGGGCCGCTCCGTTTCTGGGGGTTCCCGCAGGCGAACTCAGGAATCAACATGTCAGCCTTCAGGAGTTCTGGGGAGCAGATGCGCTCCACATCCGGGAACAGCTCATGCAGGTGACGTCAGTCTCAGCCCGATTCAATCTCCTGGAACAGGCACTGCTCAACCGTCTGACGGAACTGCCCCGGAATTACCGGGCCATCCTCTACGCCGCCGGACTGATTCGCACTTCCCCTTCGGTCAGCGTGAAGTCAGTCAGCGAATCCCTGGGATTCAGCAACCAGCGATTGATCCGCCAATTCCAGAACGCTGTCGGACTCTCCCCCAAACTGTACTGCCGCATTCAGCGTTTTCAGTCCGTCCTGGATCAGATCGTCAGCAGCGAACCGATCTCCTGGGTCAATGTGGCCCTGGATAATGGCTACTACGACCAGTCGCACCTGATTCACGATTTTCGAGAATTCACTGGCGTGACCCCGGCGGAATACAGGCCGGTCGCGCCAGACCGGAAAAATCACATGCGGACCGAATGA
- a CDS encoding VOC family protein encodes MTDPSQQTNPIKEVFPYLRTRDAAAAIEFYQQAFGAVEEFRLTEPGGRIGHAELKFGTATIMVSDAYPEYGIHAPTESTPTGSSIHLHVQDVDAMTQQAVAAGATLIMEPADQFYGERAAKVQDPFGHEWLLGSQIEDVSREEMQRRFDAMFEAGGQEC; translated from the coding sequence ATGACCGACCCCAGCCAGCAGACTAATCCGATTAAAGAAGTCTTCCCCTACCTGCGTACCCGGGACGCCGCCGCGGCCATCGAGTTTTATCAGCAGGCCTTCGGGGCGGTTGAGGAGTTCCGCCTGACAGAACCCGGCGGAAGGATCGGACACGCGGAACTCAAATTCGGCACAGCGACGATCATGGTCTCGGATGCGTATCCGGAGTATGGCATTCACGCTCCCACAGAATCAACCCCCACCGGCTCTTCGATCCATCTCCACGTCCAGGATGTCGACGCGATGACACAACAGGCCGTCGCGGCTGGTGCGACCCTGATCATGGAACCCGCAGACCAGTTCTATGGCGAACGCGCCGCGAAAGTCCAGGATCCCTTTGGCCATGAATGGTTGCTGGGCAGCCAGATTGAAGACGTGTCACGGGAAGAGATGCAGCGTCGCTTCGACGCCATGTTTGAAGCAGGCGGGCAGGAATGCTGA
- a CDS encoding cyclic-phosphate processing receiver domain-containing protein encodes MKVYLDDERPAPPGWRQVRWPDQAIQFLKTGEVLEISLDHDLGNDARGTGYDVLLWIEEAVATRDFDPPVIQIHTANPPARNRMLAAVGSIQRLTECCCGAD; translated from the coding sequence ATGAAGGTCTATCTGGATGACGAACGACCGGCGCCGCCGGGCTGGCGACAGGTTCGCTGGCCGGATCAAGCGATTCAATTTTTAAAGACAGGCGAAGTTCTCGAGATCAGTCTCGACCACGATCTGGGGAATGACGCTCGGGGCACAGGCTACGATGTGCTGCTGTGGATTGAAGAGGCGGTCGCGACGCGCGACTTTGATCCGCCCGTGATTCAGATTCACACGGCGAATCCTCCAGCACGCAACCGGATGCTGGCAGCCGTCGGTTCCATTCAGCGACTGACCGAGTGTTGCTGCGGCGCAGATTGA